In a genomic window of Pirellulales bacterium:
- a CDS encoding sigma-70 family RNA polymerase sigma factor — MEEHREEQQSGSLDVYVQDLTASQGRLRAFILASLGNYADTADVLQRTNLALWKKAREFHAGAAFLPWALTIARYEILSFLRDSKRDRHVFSNEVVSLMLDVAEGDSSETDERRHALRICLDKLPRQNRELLWMRYGEEQSIRAIAVSSQRSADAVKSLFLRIRKALETCVESRLKQT, encoded by the coding sequence ATGGAAGAACACCGAGAGGAACAGCAGTCTGGGAGCCTCGACGTTTACGTCCAGGATCTCACGGCTTCGCAAGGCCGGTTGAGGGCCTTTATCCTGGCCTCGCTGGGAAACTACGCCGACACGGCCGACGTCCTCCAACGAACCAATCTGGCCTTGTGGAAAAAAGCCCGTGAATTTCACGCCGGGGCGGCCTTCCTGCCCTGGGCCTTGACAATCGCGCGATACGAAATCCTCTCCTTTTTGCGCGACAGCAAACGGGATCGGCACGTGTTCTCCAACGAAGTCGTGAGCCTGATGCTCGACGTCGCCGAGGGGGACTCGAGCGAAACCGACGAACGCCGCCACGCCTTGAGGATCTGCCTCGACAAACTGCCGCGGCAGAATCGTGAATTGCTGTGGATGCGTTACGGCGAGGAGCAGTCCATTCGAGCGATCGCCGTCTCGAGCCAGCGCAGCGCCGATGCGGTGAAGAGTCTCTTTCTGCGAATTCGCAAGGCGCTCGAGACCTGCGTGGAATCGCGATTGAAGCAAACTTGA